A window of Miscanthus floridulus cultivar M001 chromosome 12, ASM1932011v1, whole genome shotgun sequence genomic DNA:
GTCCCATAAGTGAAGGTCAATACCTAACATTTCTAGGAGAACCCAAGTCCAAAGTATTTGGTGGTTCCATGTGAAATTGAGTTGAGGTGCTATGGTTGTTGCATGTTAGAATAACATTAAATTATGTGATCCCTTTTGTATGATTTTCGCATTTGGACATTTACTGAATTTCTTTTCTCTAACAAAGGGATTGTTTGATGAATAGTTCTTATAATATGACGATGTAGGCTCTCAAGTTTCATGCATGTTTGCAAGAAAAAATATCATGATGTAGACTATAATTTTCTTGATTCTAATTAAAATACTAATGAATACTTTTACCCATTATTAtttggaaaaggaaatgttgttCACGTCAAAAACTGGAATGCATATTCTATAGAACATGTACTTTTTACTTGTGCAGCTATATTTGCAGGAcctgattttttttctttaacTGGTCATGTTTAGATTACATGGAAACCCAGTTTGCGCCGCACAAAACCAACTGAATATTTCTCAGTATTGTCAATCAGCAACAGTTGTTGTACCTGAACCTGGAGGTTCCGCAGATAACAGTACACTTTGTCAACCATGCGACCTTCCTTTCGAAAGAATACCATTGTCACCAATACCATGCATTTGTGCCGTTCCAGTTTATGTGGATTACCGGCTTAAGAGTCCTGGGTTCTGGAATTTCATTCCATATGAATCCCAATTCCAACAGTACTTATCATCTGGGCTTTCATTGTCATTATACCAATTAGAAGTTTCTACTTTCATGTGGGAAGAAGGCCCAAGGCTGAGGATGGACCTGAAACTATTTCCAAATAACACTCCCTATTTCAATGCAAATGAGGTGTTGAGGCTTAATGGTATGTTCACAGGTTGGCAGATTCCAGACTCTGATATATTTGGTCCCTATGAACTTCTCAGCTTCAACCGAGGGTGGTACAACGCCAGTATGATATCTTTTCTCACATCTTTATTTTGTTTCTGTATTGTCCATTTATCGGAGGACTCTATTAGAGCATTTATGAGTATTTACTATGATAAGGATGCCTTATGTAGTTAAACTTGAATCTGACCAAATAATTGATGTCACTTGGTGATAGTGAGCAAGTTATGAAAAGATGTATATAATAATAGGTCCTATCTACTCTTGTGTTAGCTTCTTAGCTGCTACTCCACATTGGTAAGAATGGTGAACGTGCTACAGTCACAACATGAGTTTGGTCATTTGGGCCAGTGGTGATTGGTGGATATTGAGCTCAACCTACAGCCTACAAGGGTTAAACCTTTTAAAATATCTGGAGGTTTACAGTTTTTTTTTCATATATACAGATTAATATTATAGAAACATTTTACAAAAACCTTCTGGTATGAGCCTAAAAGTTATAATCAGAATATTGATATTTTGGGATTGAATATGTGGAATGTGGTATAACACTGACATGATGCTGTTGGTCAAACATGCCTACAAAAGTTAGTGTCATGGAAAATTTCACCAACGTATGTTTTCTGCATATTCTGGAAGATCCATTTAAATTTCCGTAATCGTAGCAAGTCTAGAACATAGAGCTCACCTATTCTCATGCTATCTTTCCAGTATTACCACAGGGTGGGAAGTCTGGTCTGAGTACAGGTGCCATTGTTGGGGTAGTCATGGCAGCATTTGCTGCTGCTGCCATTCTTTCATCCCTCGCTACTATCATTATATTGCGGAGACGTTCAAGACATTCTTCTTCAAAGAAACGCTCTGGTAAATCCTCTACCTCTACTTTCTATGTTCTTATAAACAGTTAAAAATGAGAAAGTTTCCATTTTTTTTCTGAAAATTGTAAGGTGTTCCAATTGCCCTCTTCTGTATTCATTTATTTACTATTTTAGTAAAGGACTTACTGTGCATATAACAATATGTCAatatcctttccatatataagtTATGTGCTGTTCAAATGACAAGGTTTTATAGTCGATGCAGCGAAAAGAATTTCAATGAAAATTACTGGTGTAAAAGACTTCACTTTTGATGAATTGTCACATTGTACACATGACTTCAATGATTCAACACTAATTGGCCAAGGAGGGTATGGCAAGGTATACAGAGGTGTGTTGGCTGATGGAACAGTAGTAGCAATAAAGCGAGCACAGCAAGGGTCTCTTCAGGGTTCAAAGGAATTCTTCACAGAGATAGAATTGCTATCGAGGCTGCATCACCGTAATCTAGTCTCTTTGCTTGGTTAttgtgatgaagaagatgaacagGTAGTCCTTTCAAaacctttttctttgtttttcccTCTGAATAAGAAAATTTTGAACTCAATTTCATGTTGGTGATTATTCAATTGATTGCTTCGTTTGAACTGAGTTGTGGAAAAGTGGACTTACAAATTTGTTGGTTCTAATGCACTTGTGGAAGGGAACATAAATGCATGTTTCTTTTGTGTAGAACTTTCTTGTTGGTATCCCATCTTGCTGGAAATCATGATATAGATGGAGTTACTAGTAGGTGTACCTTCCATTCAACATTACTGTAAAGTAGCCTGACACTGCTAAGCCTATATTGCAGATGCTGGTATATGAGTATATGCCCAATGGAAATCTACGTGATCATCTTTCAGGTTAGTCCTTATTCACTGCCACTCTAAGCACCTTAAAATTTAACTTTAGTGATGCAATTGGACCCAACAAATAGAATTGTAAAAGTATCACAAATCCTATGTTTGTCACGTGTGATTTTTGCATCCAAGCAGTTTCCCCATCTGTATTTAATCTTTCTTTTGCTATGGTGACATATAAAACCACATTGTTCATCCTGACATTCAGCTGAAAAATGTAATGAAACTACAAATTTGTGCGTCTTTGTTATGGATCATTGTGCATTCATATTACCCCCTATTCAAAAGTCATGCCaccaaattatataaaaaaatgttTCATGAATACATGTCATCTTGCAGAACTCcataattatataaaaaaaatgctGCCTTTCTGAcctgacaagtttcatgaacactTATCTGTTTGCAGCTAGAGCTAAGGTGCCTCTAGATTTCCCCATGAGGCTACGGATCGCGCTGGGATCATCACGTGGTATCCTGTATTTGCACACAGAAGCAGATCCTCCAATATATCATCGTGACATCAAAGCTAGCAATATTCTACTGGACTCGAAGTTTGTTGCAAAAGTTGCTGATTTTGGTCTCTCACGTCTTGCTCCGCTGCCAGAAACAGAGGGGAGTGCCCCTGGTCATGTCTCCACTGTCGTCAAAGGCACCCCGGTAAATAGGCTATACCATACCCAATAGTGCTTCCTGAGATATATACTGAAAGTGAAACACACCATACATCATGACCAATGCATATATTCCACTCTTGATTTTTGTAGGGTTATCTTGACCCAGAGTATTTCCTCACTCATAAGCTCACGGACAAGAGCGACGTGTACAGCCTCGGTGTTGTGTTTTTGGAACTGCTGACTGGGATGCAGCCAATTTCTCATGGAAGAAATATAGTCAGAGAGGTTTTGGCAGCCAATCAGTCAGGGATGATATTCTCGGTGGTTGATAACCGGATGGGCTCATACCCTGCTGAGTGCGTGGAGAAGTTTGCCGCGCTGGCGCTGCGGTGTTGCCAGGACGAGACAGACTCGAGGCCATCCATGGTGGAAGTGGTTCGGGAGCTAGAGACGATATGGCGCATGACGCCAGGGACAGAGAACATAGCATCGTCAGAGTCTGGCGTCCTTGGGATGGGCTCGAGCAGCAGCAATACCACCAGCACACCCACAGCGTCGGGTTCGCGGATGGCTTCTTCGGATGATCACTACATTTCGTCCATGGAGGTCTCCGGTAGCAACCTGCTTAGCAGCGTTATGCCCAGCATCAATCCGCGCTGACCAGCAGGCGCATTCTATCTATGCATTTATATGTTGATATTGTTATAGAGAGTAAAGATGGCATGGATCTCTCGTGTATGCTAGTATATATTAGTGTTGTGCAGTGCCTAATGATGCTTGTAACTGTCGCCATGTGCATATTTTGCGTCGAATTTAGAGAAACATAGTTCAGTTTTGAGTGATTTTTGTTCTAGTAGTATATATGTGAAAAAAGTTAGGCCGAGATTCCTTGACTGGTCAAGCGTTCATCTGTGTTGTGTGAGGTTGTGGGCTAGGGCCCAGTTATGAACTAGGCCTGTTGGCCCAACTCAGCTAGTTTCATCATGGAACTTTTCTTCCATTTCATTTCTAAACACTCTACTTTTCCTCCCCTGAGACTGCCAAACCTGTAACAGTATTTCTGTGTGCATTTCGTAAGATTAAGTTTGCTTTTGGGAGACATGCCGTGAGATTGAACTAAATGAATATGCAAAACGGGAAATGAGAAGAAAAGATCGTATTTCGGTATGGTCAAAGGATTCAGAGATAGCACTGTCCGGTCAGAAGCTGATGTCCGTCACCTTGCACTTTGTAAACAATAAACAGTTAGCAGCCAATGAGAATGCGTCCGAACAACCATTCATAGTAATGGCATGATGCACAGCTCCGCAAAATGAGCATGTTGAAATTAATTACACTGTAGATGCCAGGCCAAAAAAAAGTTATCAAATAAGGCACACTATTTATTTATCACTACGTGTTTAACAGTAACAGGGTTTAGTATGCACTACTACTGCCTCTGTCCTAAAAGCATGCAACTATGGTATGTGTCAATTAAAATACTTTACGTTTGACTAAGTTTTCAATAAATAATATTCACATTTATAACTcaaaatcaatttattatgaaagtacattttataattaatctaacgatatttatttgatattataaatatttattatactgttttttatctataattagtcaAATTTGATATACTAAAATATGATATGTTCTGGAATtgtattattttttttttgaacggaGGGTGTATCGCCGTCACCCCCTAATCAAGGTACACGCACCATCTCAGCATGTCAGGCAGTTACAGTCCTACAGAAGATTCGCTGATATCACTGACAAAAGTTTGGACATTTGAAAATTAGTGTTCAGATTTGAACTTTATAGCCAGGGCATCAAAACAtatttaaattaaattgttcCCTCCATTACATATTATAGTTCACGTTGGGGAAAAATCCTACCTATTAAAGATATATATCTagaattataagtcattctgccTTTTTAAGATACATATtaaagctatgtatctaaacataagTGTATATCGGATATAGAAAAATCTATATATCTAGAAAGGAGATAAACAACTTATAATtatgaatggagggagtatttgacGGCTTTCCTTAAAACCAATGCATGTATATATGTGAGGGTTTTGGATGGTTTTAGTGCTAGTAACGGGTGACATGAGGGCTTCTCTAGTGAGGTATCAAAAGCGACTCATCAACTCACGTGGCATTGGCTTGAGTCAGCTCAACTACTGGAGAAGCTCGATTCATGGATGAGAGAGATAAAGAGTGGACTCTACATTTTGCATCGACTCATTGGCCACAAGTAATAATAAAAAATTGCTTTGCTGCTTTGCGATAGAGGTCATCTGCATGCAATTGTACAAAATAGATTGATGTGGGCCTGAAACCACTGGAGAACAATGAATCGGTTTGAGACAAGCGATTTTTGCACATAGACGACAATTTTTGCAGACGACGGATCAACATGCCACTAGCGATGCTGAAAGCTATAGTTtgattttagtgaattgatgaaaccctaaatgttAACATAGTTTATCTAAGGGGTCATAAGATAGGTAACACTAATCCAAGTGGAggagcaaatcaagatcatgttgatggtggtgatggccatggtgatcaagtgctcggtttgtaaaagaagaaagaaaaaaacaaaaagctcaaggcaaaggtaaaacttgataggaggtttttggtttggtgatcgagacacttagcgagtgtgattacatttaggatcgatagccgtactattaagaggggtgaaactcgtctcaaaatacgattatcaaagtgtcactagatgctctaactcattgcatgtgcatttaggatctagtggagtgctaacacccttaaaaaattgtgaaaatatgctaacacatatgcacaatgtgatacacttggtggttggcacatttgagcaagggtggcgaagttggtgaagtggaggaGGAATCTTTCACTGACCGAATGCGgttttcggtgtgaccggactcaTCGCTGGGTGCGTCGGTCATTTATTGCGAAGCAGgcgcgctcaagtttggttggaTCGCGACCGGACTCAGCAcagtaaaagtgaccggacgcgcagggctTGCGTCCGGTCAGGGAATGACGTATGCTGATGTATGCTTCTTCGCAAGCCAGAGAGGACCGAACTCGAAGCGACGTCCGTTCGCCTGTGAACGGACGCGCCGATCGCCGTTTTTCTTCTcaggatgcttactggaaacgacctgACGCCGGGAAGCCGTGGGGagcggtgtgtccggtcaaggcgTATTGGCGTGGGCAAGCGTGTGGGCAGGACCgtcaccggcgtgtccggtcttGCTCAGCTACGTCCGGTCTTGACTTAACCGCGCAAGCGTTGGAAGATAGCCGTTGGAGATCAGTGGCTAAGGTTAAACGTTTGGAGACATGTGGTAGCAATCGAGCGACCGGAAGCTGGTGGCatgtgtccggtcgatctgatcgacgcgttcggtcatcccgAGTTGGGTTGCTCtgtgagcccaatggctctattttgaaggggcatctatttaagccccatggctggctcaagcttactctcttggccatttacattgatatagcaaccttatgagcttagccaaagccctcccactcatcttcatcatagattcatcatctttgtgagattaggagtgaatccaagtgtatttcttgagtgattgcatctagaggcacttggtgtttgtgtttcgctgtggtattagcttgttactcttggtggttgccgccacctagatggcttggagcagcgaggattgtcgagcagaggttgatgattgtctctggctccgattgtggtgattgtgaggggttcttgacctttccccagcggagagtcaaaatatactctagtggattgctcgtggcttgtgtgatccttatcttgtgttggttgtgcggcacccgattgcgggtttggtgtgtgatgccaattagcgcgtgaacctctaagtgagtgaatcaccacaatgaggactagcttgccagcaagcaagtgaccctcggtaaaaaaatcttgTATCATCTTGTCCCAAGGATTTCTTGattgattgtgattgattggctccatcatattgtgattgtctctatcctcgacacggtggtataactatcacATCCTCTCTCTTGCATTTATATTTCTAGTGTTGCTACGCTCTttaatgtaattagttttgaTAGCTAGCTTGTGTCAGGTCTAGTGGTTAataaggctctttagttagtctttgagagcttactaacttagtgtagtgacatagcctttgtgtccttagagatcatagtcactagaattgtggtaggtggcttgtatttttagtaggctagtgcaacatttGCTTCGCCGTTTATTTGTCTAACATCTtggctaagtgttgttgtagaaattttcaataggctattcaccccctctagccattaggacctttcaagtggtatcagattcgtagtcaccgtgatttgaggattaacaaccttcgatgtcaaaatggctcaaatcaacaacaccaagaagccaccccaatttgatggctctaactatct
This region includes:
- the LOC136496363 gene encoding probable LRR receptor-like serine/threonine-protein kinase At1g06840 isoform X2; translation: MGQKMLRPQVLFLCSIILTLSFTLLQPTTAQVTAPWEVDALKAIRGSLIDPHGNLSSWNRGDPCMGNWSHVICYNATSSDGYYHVQELQLLRLNLSGTLAPELGQLSQMKIMDFMWNSIGGTIPKEVGNITSLELLLLNGNQLNGSLPEEIGFLPNLNRIQIDQNYISGPIPKSFANLNKTKHFHMNNNSLSGQIPPELSRLPSLVHLLLDNNNLSGYIPPELSKLPKVLIIQLDNNNFSGSIIPSSYGNISTLLKLSLRNCSLEGSVPDVSGIPQLGYLDLSWNQLRGAIPASQFASNITTIDLSHNYLNGSIPGIFSGLPNLQRLSLDYNNLTGSVPSNIWQNIDLSGNRSLILDFQNNSLNNLSTPLSPPANVTILLHGNPVCAAQNQLNISQYCQSATVVVPEPGGSADNSTLCQPCDLPFERIPLSPIPCICAVPVYVDYRLKSPGFWNFIPYESQFQQYLSSGLSLSLYQLEVSTFMWEEGPRLRMDLKLFPNNTPYFNANEVLRLNGMFTGWQIPDSDIFGPYELLSFNRGWYNAILPQGGKSGLSTGAIVGVVMAAFAAAAILSSLATIIILRRRSRHSSSKKRSVDAAKRISMKITGVKDFTFDELSHCTHDFNDSTLIGQGGYGKVYRGVLADGTVVAIKRAQQGSLQGSKEFFTEIELLSRLHHRNLVSLLGYCDEEDEQMLVYEYMPNGNLRDHLSARAKVPLDFPMRLRIALGSSRGILYLHTEADPPIYHRDIKASNILLDSKFVAKVADFGLSRLAPLPETEGSAPGHVSTVVKGTPGYLDPEYFLTHKLTDKSDVYSLGVVFLELLTGMQPISHGRNIVREVLAANQSGMIFSVVDNRMGSYPAECVEKFAALALRCCQDETDSRPSMVEVVRELETIWRMTPGTENIASSESGVLGMGSSSSNTTSTPTASGSRMASSDDHYISSMEVSGSNLLSSVMPSINPR
- the LOC136496363 gene encoding probable LRR receptor-like serine/threonine-protein kinase At1g06840 isoform X1; the encoded protein is MGQKMLRPQVLFLCSIILTLSFTLLQPTTAQVTAPWEVDALKAIRGSLIDPHGNLSSWNRGDPCMGNWSHVICYNATSSDGYYHVQELQLLRLNLSGTLAPELGQLSQMKIMDFMWNSIGGTIPKEVGNITSLELLLLNGNQLNGSLPEEIGFLPNLNRIQIDQNYISGPIPKSFANLNKTKHFHMNNNSLSGQIPPELSRLPSLVHLLLDNNNLSGYIPPELSKLPKVLIIQLDNNNFSGSIIPSSYGNISTLLKLSLRNCSLEGSVPDVSGIPQLGYLDLSWNQLRGAIPASQFASNITTIDLSHNYLNGSIPGIFSGLPNLQRLSLDYNNLTGSVPSNIWQNIDLSGNRSLILDFQNNSLNNLSTPLSPPANVTILLHGNPVCAAQNQLNISQYCQSATVVVPEPGGSADNSTLCQPCDLPFERIPLSPIPCICAVPVYVDYRLKSPGFWNFIPYESQFQQYLSSGLSLSLYQLEVSTFMWEEGPRLRMDLKLFPNNTPYFNANEVLRLNGMFTGWQIPDSDIFGPYELLSFNRGWYNAILPQGGKSGLSTGAIVGVVMAAFAAAAILSSLATIIILRRRSRHSSSKKRSGFIVDAAKRISMKITGVKDFTFDELSHCTHDFNDSTLIGQGGYGKVYRGVLADGTVVAIKRAQQGSLQGSKEFFTEIELLSRLHHRNLVSLLGYCDEEDEQMLVYEYMPNGNLRDHLSARAKVPLDFPMRLRIALGSSRGILYLHTEADPPIYHRDIKASNILLDSKFVAKVADFGLSRLAPLPETEGSAPGHVSTVVKGTPGYLDPEYFLTHKLTDKSDVYSLGVVFLELLTGMQPISHGRNIVREVLAANQSGMIFSVVDNRMGSYPAECVEKFAALALRCCQDETDSRPSMVEVVRELETIWRMTPGTENIASSESGVLGMGSSSSNTTSTPTASGSRMASSDDHYISSMEVSGSNLLSSVMPSINPR
- the LOC136496363 gene encoding probable LRR receptor-like serine/threonine-protein kinase At1g06840 isoform X3 produces the protein MGQKMLRPQVLFLCSIILTLSFTLLQPTTAQVTAPWEVDALKAIRGSLIDPHGNLSSWNRGDPCMGNWSHVICYNATSSDGYYHVQELQLLRLNLSGTLAPELGQLSQMKIMDFMWNSIGGTIPKEVGNITSLELLLLNGNQLNGSLPEEIGFLPNLNRIQIDQNYISGPIPKSFANLNKTKHFHMNNNSLSGQIPPELSRLPSLVHLLLDNNNLSGYIPPELSKLPKVLIIQLDNNNFSGSIIPSSYGNISTLLKLSLRNCSLEGSVPDVSGIPQLGYLDLSWNQLRGAIPASQFASNITTIDLSHNYLNGSIPGIFSGLPNLQRLSLDYNNLTGSVPSNIWQNIDLSGNRSLILDFQNNSLNNLSTPLSPPANVTILLHGNPVCAAQNQLNISQYCQSATVVVPEPGGSADNSTLCQPCDLPFERIPLSPIPCICAVPVYVDYRLKSPGFWNFIPYESQFQQYLSSGLSLSLYQLEVSTFMWEEGPRLRMDLKLFPNNTPYFNANEVLRLNGMFTGWQIPDSDIFGPYELLSFNRGWYNAILPQGGKSGLSTGAIVGVVMAAFAAAAILSSLATIIILRRRSRHSSSKKRSAKRISMKITGVKDFTFDELSHCTHDFNDSTLIGQGGYGKVYRGVLADGTVVAIKRAQQGSLQGSKEFFTEIELLSRLHHRNLVSLLGYCDEEDEQMLVYEYMPNGNLRDHLSARAKVPLDFPMRLRIALGSSRGILYLHTEADPPIYHRDIKASNILLDSKFVAKVADFGLSRLAPLPETEGSAPGHVSTVVKGTPGYLDPEYFLTHKLTDKSDVYSLGVVFLELLTGMQPISHGRNIVREVLAANQSGMIFSVVDNRMGSYPAECVEKFAALALRCCQDETDSRPSMVEVVRELETIWRMTPGTENIASSESGVLGMGSSSSNTTSTPTASGSRMASSDDHYISSMEVSGSNLLSSVMPSINPR